The Verrucomicrobiia bacterium DNA window GTTGGTGGAGCAGTTGGCTGACGCCATAGAACGTCAAAACCTGGATGATATTATGGTATTGGTTGACTATAAAATCCGTGAGGACGCTTTAGCTAACGGTCATGATCTGGAGCATTTACGCCAGAGCATGCGTGAGCAATATCAATTTGTTCTAGAAGAGCCAGGGCTAAAACGGCAGGTCTTACCGGCTGATTCATTAAATTGTATGGTCATAGGTGGAAACAAACTGGCACGTGTGCAGCAGGCTAATTGGGAGGAGGCGCTGATATATCACTCCGAGTCCTGCCGTTTTAAATTTGATATCTATGTTGCGAAGATTGAAGGAAAATGGCTAATTGTCCGTTAGATAGAACTCCGCCCTATTCATTCACGTTATGCCCCCAGCTGCGAGAATTGGAGATATGCACACATGTCCGATGGTGAACCCGGGTGCACCGCCTATTCCACACGTTGGAGGACCAATAACGGGCCCCGGCGTTGCCAACGTGCTTATTGGTGGCCGTCCTGCTGCCTGTCAGGGAGATATGTGCCTTTGCGTGGGGCCACCCGACACTATAATTCGAGGTTCAACTACCGTTTTAATTGGAAACAGGATGGCCGCCCGAATGGGAGATAATACTGCCCATGGTGGGGCCATTGTGAGCGGTTGTCCAACGGTATTGATTGGAAATGCAGCGGGAGCGACTGGCGGCAGAGCCGCTTAGGCCATGATAAAAGGGACGGATGATTAGAGGGAAGCATTTGTTTGTAAAGTGCCATTTGCCCTGAGCAAACTGCTTTAAGAGAGGTCTCATTTTTGGACGGAAATTAAAAAAATAGCCGAGAAATATGGTCAAGCCTTATTGTGAAGAGCTGGGAGGGTCCTCTCGGTAGGGTGGACCGTACCCAAGCTTACGATGCTTTCCCTCATTTGTTTGTAGATGAGTCAAATGGATCAACTATGAAAATGGAATGCTCTGGCGGTCTGCAGCGCAGGCAACATGCTTGGGCGTACGGTTGGGAAGATTGCACAAACAACCTAGAATAACG harbors:
- a CDS encoding PAAR domain-containing protein gives rise to the protein MPPAARIGDMHTCPMVNPGAPPIPHVGGPITGPGVANVLIGGRPAACQGDMCLCVGPPDTIIRGSTTVLIGNRMAARMGDNTAHGGAIVSGCPTVLIGNAAGATGGRAA